The following are encoded together in the Mesoterricola sediminis genome:
- a CDS encoding aspartyl protease family protein, with amino-acid sequence MVPNPHGYWVSGDSPQADCTDSGIDTGASLSVLDSRISNQFYRLGSNSPVKVVDASELSQNTTPILIKRMVIDGLVRENVKATIHDIRTTLGAFQDKPVDGILGMSFLEDTQILLDLKMRNIAWQTEPCLGMKEVPLKFGKDGIPYAILNLFGREVMAAVDTGFLGGMSFPQKYKPNLKGQKTISSGTYFGGSNQGTEIIIDQIMWGNYQWQNAPVTFEQNDGDALIGSSVWSCNPVWFDFSKGNPRMKLTLDEEGYLPFDKAAHRRLPLAWRRDEAGQKLYIAHVKAGGRMEKAGCQVGDQLIKVGELSGENLKRRAVQDLVASGIAHDWLVLRKDNVVRLTFVATDH; translated from the coding sequence ATGGTACCAAACCCTCATGGATATTGGGTTTCCGGAGATTCGCCGCAGGCGGATTGCACGGACTCAGGTATTGACACTGGAGCCAGCTTGTCGGTTTTAGATTCACGTATATCCAATCAGTTTTATCGTTTAGGCAGTAACTCACCCGTCAAAGTTGTAGACGCATCTGAACTCTCACAAAATACTACGCCAATCCTAATTAAGCGCATGGTTATTGACGGGCTCGTTCGTGAGAACGTCAAGGCAACCATTCACGACATAAGGACAACGCTTGGAGCATTCCAAGATAAGCCTGTCGATGGGATCCTTGGAATGAGCTTTTTGGAGGACACGCAAATTTTGCTAGACCTAAAAATGCGAAATATTGCTTGGCAAACCGAGCCATGCCTGGGCATGAAGGAAGTCCCTCTAAAATTTGGAAAGGACGGTATCCCTTATGCAATCCTGAACCTTTTTGGGAGGGAGGTCATGGCTGCAGTGGACACAGGCTTTCTGGGTGGCATGAGTTTCCCGCAAAAATACAAACCCAATTTAAAGGGACAAAAAACCATAAGCTCAGGCACATACTTCGGTGGATCAAACCAAGGAACCGAAATAATTATAGATCAGATCATGTGGGGTAATTATCAATGGCAAAACGCACCGGTAACATTTGAACAAAATGATGGTGATGCACTGATTGGTTCGTCTGTGTGGAGTTGCAATCCTGTCTGGTTCGATTTCTCCAAGGGGAATCCACGGATGAAGCTGACTCTTGACGAAGAAGGCTACTTACCTTTCGACAAGGCGGCGCATCGTCGGCTCCCCCTTGCATGGCGCAGGGATGAGGCGGGGCAGAAACTTTATATTGCCCACGTGAAAGCAGGGGGAAGGATGGAGAAGGCCGGCTGCCAGGTCGGAGACCAACTGATCAAGGTGGGAGAATTGTCCGGCGAAAATCTCAAGAGACGAGCCGTCCAAGACCTTGTGGCTTCTGGCATTGCCCATGATTGGCTTGTGTTGCGCAAGGACAACGTTGTTCGCCTGACCTTCGTGGCGACCGACCATTAG
- a CDS encoding response regulator → MKTRILFVDDEPFVLNGLQRSLRGMRDTWEMAFASGGPQALEVLAERTFDVIVTDMRMPGMSGADLLQEVKARYPAVVRIVLSGHAERDLVTQCVGVAHQFISKPCDPDELKALIVNASAIGEEFMDQALRRIIGSVDRLPPVPRLYQELKRVLDEANVSSEQVAALIEQDMAMTAKVLQLVNSAFFGLRRNIETVSEAVNYLGMDTVRTLVLVNGIFENAAPLATRDFSIEDVWEHSLAVAHGAKLLAAAEGLDRPAQEQAFVGGVLHDLGILVLATNFPDAYGQVLHEVTCAKVAMDRAERAVFGVSHAEVGAYLVGLWALPAPILKVVGLHHQPSESMATAFTPLLAVHAADVICGEIVSHQVFGKAGFDMACLERLGLAGSIPRWRGLIGSAQPLNEGRPS, encoded by the coding sequence GTGAAGACCCGCATCCTCTTCGTCGACGATGAGCCCTTCGTGCTCAACGGCCTGCAGCGGAGCCTCAGGGGCATGCGGGACACCTGGGAGATGGCCTTCGCCTCCGGCGGGCCGCAGGCCCTGGAGGTCCTGGCGGAGCGGACCTTCGACGTGATCGTGACCGACATGCGCATGCCGGGGATGAGCGGCGCGGACCTGCTTCAGGAAGTGAAGGCGCGCTACCCCGCCGTGGTGCGCATCGTCCTCAGCGGCCACGCCGAGCGCGACCTCGTCACCCAGTGCGTGGGCGTGGCCCACCAGTTCATCTCCAAGCCCTGCGACCCCGACGAGCTCAAGGCCCTGATCGTCAACGCCTCGGCCATCGGGGAGGAGTTCATGGACCAGGCCCTCCGGCGCATCATCGGCTCCGTGGACCGGCTTCCGCCCGTGCCCAGGCTCTACCAGGAGCTCAAGCGCGTGCTGGACGAAGCGAACGTCAGCAGCGAGCAGGTCGCCGCCCTCATCGAGCAGGACATGGCCATGACGGCCAAGGTCCTCCAGCTCGTGAACAGCGCCTTCTTCGGCCTGCGCCGGAACATCGAGACGGTGTCCGAGGCGGTGAACTACCTGGGCATGGACACGGTCCGGACCCTCGTGCTGGTCAACGGCATTTTCGAGAACGCGGCGCCGCTGGCGACCCGGGATTTCAGCATCGAGGACGTGTGGGAGCACAGCCTTGCCGTCGCCCACGGCGCCAAGCTCCTGGCCGCGGCCGAGGGCCTGGACCGGCCCGCCCAGGAGCAGGCCTTCGTGGGCGGGGTCCTCCACGACCTGGGCATCCTCGTCCTGGCCACCAACTTCCCGGACGCCTACGGACAGGTGCTCCACGAGGTCACCTGCGCCAAGGTCGCCATGGACCGGGCCGAGCGCGCCGTCTTCGGGGTGAGCCACGCCGAGGTGGGGGCCTACCTGGTGGGGCTCTGGGCGCTGCCGGCGCCGATCCTGAAGGTGGTCGGCCTCCACCACCAGCCTTCGGAGTCGATGGCGACGGCGTTCACCCCCCTCCTCGCGGTCCACGCCGCGGACGTCATCTGCGGGGAGATCGTCTCGCACCAGGTCTTCGGGAAGGCCGGGTTCGACATGGCCTGCCTGGAGCGCCTCGGCCTCGCGGGATCGATCCCGCGGTGGCGCGGACTGATCGGCAGCGCCCAGCCCCTGAACGAAGGGAGGCCGTCATGA
- a CDS encoding [Fe-Fe] hydrogenase large subunit C-terminal domain-containing protein gives MNGQMPIFTEKTRCQDCYKCVRQCPVKAIRVQEGSAAVIPERCVFCGTCVNVCPVGAKKVRDDLYRAKFLVKRRPVVIASLAPSFAAEFPGIPAANLVRAIKALGFTGVSETALGAQQVTGACAGALARDPDAVMISSACPTAVELIRKYHPQHLDRITPFLSPLLAHCRLLRRTFGEDAGVVFFGPCISKKLEADRFPHLLDVALTFTELRRWFEERGIDPAAMAEGDDGAFVPEAAAAGALYPMDGGMARGVRAAGIDGVRYMAFSGIHYSEDALRGLDEGARGLFMELLACEGGCVNGPQASRTCGTAVKWMRVLDRHPGEPVAPEPPEVDLAVPWIHEPVPTRTHTPAEIRQALRQVGKTTPEDLLNCGGCGYDACEALAAALLDGRAEPGMCVSHMRKLAMNKANALIRAMPSGVVIADENLSIIECNQLFAELMGPECALIYEAKPGMEGASLAKVAPFSRLFREALEGNGEPIRKDLRVGDRIIRLMVFPIESGRMAGGILQDITEPAVEREQIIQKTQDVIRKNVTTVQQIAYLLGENAAETELILGSIVESFQLPPVRKREGER, from the coding sequence ATGAACGGCCAGATGCCCATCTTCACGGAAAAGACCCGCTGCCAGGACTGCTACAAGTGCGTCCGGCAGTGCCCGGTGAAGGCCATCCGGGTCCAGGAGGGCAGCGCGGCCGTCATCCCTGAGCGCTGCGTCTTCTGCGGCACCTGTGTGAACGTCTGCCCGGTCGGTGCCAAGAAGGTCCGGGACGACCTCTACCGGGCCAAGTTCCTCGTCAAGCGCCGGCCCGTCGTCATCGCCTCCCTGGCGCCCTCGTTCGCGGCGGAGTTCCCGGGGATCCCGGCCGCCAACCTGGTGCGGGCCATCAAGGCCCTGGGGTTCACGGGCGTCTCCGAGACCGCCCTGGGCGCCCAGCAGGTCACCGGCGCCTGCGCCGGCGCCCTGGCCCGGGATCCGGACGCGGTGATGATCAGCTCGGCCTGCCCCACGGCGGTCGAGCTCATCCGCAAGTACCACCCCCAGCACCTGGACCGGATCACGCCCTTCCTTTCGCCCCTCCTGGCCCACTGCCGCCTCCTCCGGCGGACCTTCGGGGAGGACGCGGGCGTCGTCTTCTTCGGGCCCTGCATCTCCAAGAAGCTGGAGGCGGACCGGTTCCCCCACCTGCTGGACGTGGCCCTCACCTTCACGGAACTCCGCCGCTGGTTCGAGGAACGGGGGATCGATCCCGCCGCCATGGCCGAGGGGGACGACGGGGCCTTCGTCCCCGAGGCGGCCGCGGCCGGCGCCCTCTACCCCATGGACGGGGGCATGGCCCGGGGCGTCCGGGCCGCGGGCATCGACGGGGTCCGCTACATGGCCTTCTCGGGCATCCACTATTCGGAGGACGCCCTGCGGGGCCTGGACGAGGGCGCCCGCGGGCTCTTCATGGAACTCCTCGCCTGCGAAGGGGGCTGCGTGAACGGACCCCAGGCTTCCCGCACCTGCGGCACCGCCGTCAAGTGGATGCGGGTCCTGGACCGGCATCCGGGCGAACCCGTCGCCCCGGAGCCCCCGGAGGTGGACCTGGCCGTGCCCTGGATCCATGAGCCGGTGCCCACCCGCACCCACACCCCCGCCGAGATCCGGCAGGCCCTGCGGCAGGTGGGCAAGACCACCCCCGAGGACCTCCTCAACTGCGGCGGCTGCGGCTACGACGCCTGCGAGGCCCTGGCCGCCGCCCTCCTGGATGGGCGCGCCGAGCCCGGCATGTGCGTCTCGCACATGCGGAAGCTGGCCATGAACAAGGCCAACGCCCTCATCCGCGCCATGCCCAGCGGGGTGGTCATCGCCGACGAGAACCTGTCGATCATCGAGTGCAACCAGCTCTTCGCGGAGCTGATGGGACCCGAGTGCGCCCTCATCTACGAGGCCAAGCCCGGGATGGAGGGGGCCTCCCTCGCCAAGGTCGCGCCCTTCAGCCGGCTCTTCCGGGAGGCCCTCGAGGGCAACGGGGAGCCCATCCGGAAGGACCTCCGCGTCGGGGACCGGATCATCCGCCTCATGGTCTTCCCCATCGAGTCGGGCCGCATGGCCGGGGGCATCCTCCAGGACATCACCGAGCCCGCCGTGGAGCGGGAGCAGATCATCCAGAAGACCCAGGACGTGATCCGGAAGAACGTCACCACGGTCCAGCAGATCGCCTACCTCCTGGGCGAGAATGCGGCGGAGACGGAACTGATCCTGGGCAGCATCGTGGAGAGCTTCCAGCTGCCGCCGGTGCGCAAGCGGGAGGGGGAGCGGTGA
- a CDS encoding ATP-binding protein codes for MLAEAAPAHESPEPPAHILVVDPDPHYCDLVARILTPKYGFEACFTARTLAEAEAHLRSGGISLIFVDLNLRESRGIDTLRAVQALAGDAQILVLTAVTDEVLGLQAMRQGAHDFLTKGHLGPDALRRTARYALERHKAGRALLRSQTLLSASLDAVRACIAILDADRRILMVNNRWRETGPSINPLVQGTGPGCDYFQHLQDLARPEDTAVVEEVLAGRQSSCCLDYPVEVPGGTAWYELRVEAFHEHGTSHFLVAHFEITARKLLEVDLKASQDLFTLITQNIIDLVSIVDASGRRLFLSPSYERQLGYPLEELHRLDTLALVHPEDRPRLETMLERLFLGDAVSGHSYRLLRRDGQYRTFEANGSPIPRPFGQPHRALLVARDVTDRLAAEEERQAMEVQLRQAQKLEAIGQLAAGIAHEINTPIQYVGDNTIFLRDTFKELSDFLEGLQGEVRQGRPLAPDDLGRRLEALDTEYLVDEIPRAIQQTLDGVGRVSRIVAAMKDFSHPGGSRERVDLNRAVESTITVSRNAWKYCATLEMDLDPTLPPVPCFPSELNQAVLNLVVNAAHAIEEKRAVQPQAEPGLIRVSTRNAGGQVEIRVSDNGTGIPEAIRTRIFDPFFTTKAVGKGTGQGLSIVRAVVVDKHGGAVDVASDPGRGTTFLLSLPLEVRS; via the coding sequence TTGCTGGCCGAGGCCGCCCCTGCCCATGAATCCCCGGAACCGCCGGCCCACATCCTGGTGGTGGATCCGGATCCGCACTACTGCGACCTGGTCGCCCGGATCCTGACGCCGAAGTACGGATTCGAGGCCTGCTTCACGGCCCGGACCCTGGCGGAGGCCGAGGCCCACCTCCGCAGCGGGGGCATCTCCCTGATCTTCGTGGACCTCAACCTCCGGGAAAGCCGGGGCATCGACACCCTGCGGGCCGTGCAGGCCCTGGCCGGGGACGCCCAGATCCTGGTGCTGACGGCGGTGACGGACGAGGTCCTGGGCCTGCAGGCCATGCGCCAGGGCGCCCACGACTTCCTCACCAAGGGGCACCTGGGGCCGGACGCGCTCCGGCGAACGGCCCGCTATGCCCTGGAGCGGCACAAGGCCGGGCGGGCCCTCCTCCGGTCCCAGACCCTCCTTTCGGCCAGCCTGGACGCCGTTCGGGCCTGCATCGCCATCCTGGACGCCGACCGCCGCATCCTGATGGTGAACAACCGGTGGCGGGAGACCGGGCCCTCGATCAATCCCCTCGTCCAGGGGACCGGCCCTGGTTGCGACTATTTCCAGCACCTCCAGGACCTGGCCCGGCCCGAAGACACGGCGGTGGTGGAGGAGGTTCTGGCCGGCCGCCAATCGAGCTGCTGCCTGGACTACCCGGTGGAGGTTCCCGGCGGAACGGCCTGGTACGAGCTGCGGGTCGAGGCCTTCCACGAGCACGGGACCAGCCACTTCCTCGTGGCCCACTTCGAGATCACCGCCCGCAAGCTCCTGGAGGTGGACCTGAAGGCCTCCCAGGACCTCTTCACCCTGATCACCCAGAACATCATCGACCTGGTGAGCATCGTGGACGCCTCGGGCCGCCGGCTCTTCCTGAGCCCCTCGTACGAGCGCCAGCTCGGCTATCCGCTGGAGGAGCTGCACCGGCTGGACACCCTGGCCCTGGTCCACCCCGAGGACCGGCCGCGGCTGGAGACCATGCTGGAGCGGCTCTTCCTGGGGGACGCCGTATCCGGCCACAGCTACCGCCTCCTGCGCCGCGACGGCCAGTACCGGACCTTCGAGGCCAACGGCTCCCCCATCCCCCGGCCCTTCGGCCAGCCCCACCGGGCCCTCCTGGTGGCCCGGGACGTCACCGACCGCCTCGCCGCGGAGGAGGAGCGCCAGGCGATGGAGGTCCAGCTCCGCCAGGCCCAGAAGCTGGAGGCCATCGGCCAGCTGGCGGCGGGCATCGCCCACGAGATCAACACCCCCATCCAGTATGTGGGTGACAACACGATCTTCCTGCGGGACACCTTCAAGGAGCTGTCCGACTTCCTGGAGGGCCTCCAGGGGGAGGTCCGGCAGGGGCGGCCCCTGGCGCCGGACGACCTGGGGCGTCGCCTCGAGGCCCTGGACACCGAGTACCTCGTGGACGAGATTCCCCGGGCCATCCAGCAGACCCTGGACGGGGTGGGGCGGGTCTCCCGCATCGTGGCCGCGATGAAGGACTTCTCCCACCCCGGCGGCTCCCGGGAGCGGGTGGATCTGAACCGCGCGGTCGAGAGCACCATCACCGTGTCTCGGAACGCCTGGAAGTACTGCGCGACCCTGGAAATGGACCTGGACCCCACCCTGCCCCCGGTGCCCTGCTTCCCCAGCGAGCTGAACCAGGCGGTGCTCAACCTGGTGGTCAACGCCGCCCACGCCATCGAGGAGAAGCGCGCCGTCCAGCCCCAGGCGGAACCCGGCCTCATCCGGGTGTCGACCCGGAACGCCGGCGGCCAGGTGGAGATCCGCGTCTCCGACAACGGGACGGGGATCCCCGAGGCCATCCGCACGCGCATCTTCGACCCCTTCTTCACCACCAAGGCGGTGGGCAAGGGAACGGGTCAGGGCCTCTCCATCGTCCGGGCCGTCGTGGTGGACAAGCACGGGGGCGCCGTGGACGTGGCCAGCGATCCCGGCCGGGGGACCACGTTCCTGCTCAGCCTGCCGCTGGAGGTCCGCTCGTGA
- a CDS encoding IS1380 family transposase: MEIKFIKSEKMELVGGAGLALVGQILNRCTTLGKDLTRQFPKRTGAVPTGDVALAYVATLCTGKSDFEAVSTLEDKVLAPESLGLQAFPSPVTVRQRLDEGADLYMPYVQKATGDLLRKSKAPITALSTGHVALDVDVTPLDNSNSKKEGIGWTYKQFEGYAPIAAYLGEEGWALGFELREGTQHSQKETPAFLARVSALAKKLVSGRRILLRMDSGNDALENYALAAEEGIDYLVKHNWRTENLEVWADKAAGMPESAWSHPREGKRVVRFSERMERTVKFKGEERVVRYRMVVEVSERTTDAKGNALLLPLVGVDAWITSLDLPEADVVAIYRDHGTSEQFHSEMKGELDLERLPSGKFMTNALILEMGVLAYNVLRLMGQIGLKGYKQRHESKRRRIRTVIQELLCVAARVVHHAGQVAYKFGRTCLAFDRLVLLRAHFCGA, encoded by the coding sequence ATGGAAATCAAGTTCATCAAGTCTGAGAAGATGGAACTGGTTGGAGGCGCAGGGCTTGCCTTGGTGGGCCAGATCCTGAACCGGTGCACGACCCTGGGCAAGGATCTCACCCGGCAGTTCCCCAAGCGGACCGGAGCCGTGCCGACCGGCGACGTGGCTTTGGCCTACGTCGCAACCCTCTGCACGGGGAAGAGCGACTTCGAGGCCGTCTCGACCCTGGAGGACAAGGTGCTCGCGCCGGAGAGCCTGGGCCTTCAGGCCTTCCCCTCGCCGGTCACCGTCCGGCAGCGGCTGGACGAAGGGGCGGACCTCTACATGCCCTACGTACAGAAAGCCACCGGCGACCTCCTACGCAAGAGCAAGGCCCCGATCACCGCCCTCTCCACCGGGCACGTGGCCCTGGACGTCGATGTCACCCCGCTGGACAACTCCAACTCCAAGAAGGAAGGCATCGGCTGGACCTACAAGCAATTCGAGGGCTACGCGCCCATCGCCGCCTACCTGGGCGAGGAGGGCTGGGCCCTGGGCTTCGAATTGCGGGAGGGGACCCAACACTCGCAGAAGGAGACCCCCGCGTTCCTGGCGCGGGTGAGCGCCCTCGCCAAGAAACTGGTGAGCGGGAGGAGGATCCTGCTCCGCATGGATTCCGGCAACGACGCATTGGAGAACTACGCCCTGGCTGCCGAGGAAGGCATCGACTACCTGGTCAAGCACAACTGGCGCACGGAGAACCTGGAGGTCTGGGCGGACAAGGCCGCGGGCATGCCGGAATCCGCCTGGAGCCACCCCCGGGAAGGGAAGCGGGTGGTGCGCTTCTCGGAGCGGATGGAACGAACGGTGAAGTTCAAAGGCGAGGAAAGGGTTGTTCGCTACCGGATGGTGGTGGAGGTTTCCGAGCGCACCACGGACGCCAAGGGCAACGCCCTGCTGCTCCCCCTGGTGGGCGTGGATGCCTGGATCACCAGCCTGGACCTGCCGGAAGCCGACGTGGTCGCCATCTACCGGGACCACGGCACGAGCGAGCAGTTCCATTCCGAGATGAAGGGAGAACTCGATCTGGAGCGGCTTCCCAGCGGCAAGTTCATGACCAACGCCCTCATCCTGGAGATGGGCGTCCTGGCCTACAACGTCCTGCGCCTCATGGGGCAGATCGGCCTGAAGGGGTACAAGCAGCGGCACGAGAGCAAGCGTCGCCGCATCCGGACGGTGATCCAGGAACTGCTGTGCGTGGCGGCACGGGTCGTTCACCACGCGGGCCAGGTGGCCTACAAGTTCGGGCGGACCTGTCTGGCCTTCGACCGGCTGGTCCTGCTCCGAGCCCATTTCTGCGGCGCCTGA
- a CDS encoding HD domain-containing phosphohydrolase, whose protein sequence is MNGRILFVDDEENILLAHARTFRKRFAFDTALGGREALYRLAHEGPYAVVVSDMRMPEMDGVELLEQVRRNHPEVVRVMLTGNSDQFTAMEAVNRGAIFRFATKPCEGEALARILLDALEQHRLLTIERDLLERTLKGAVMMLGELLSMLDPASFGRSQQVATLAVAIAGELEMQEAWMLEVAAVLAHIGIHTLPPSVVAKLQAGGFLTAVEREMCHRIPEIGSNLISCVPRLDEVANIVFYSQKNMNGTGFPNDDIRGGLIPLGARVLRVAADFVTLAGREGGDLEVLRSMEGRQAWYDLKVLQALRAVLEARGGLQQAPETRDIPFLDLRSGQRLAEDVVTLDGWVVLPRDTVVGRTHLEKLRNFHRLAGLREPLRVFAD, encoded by the coding sequence ATGAACGGCCGCATCCTGTTCGTGGACGACGAGGAGAACATCCTCCTCGCCCACGCCAGGACGTTCCGGAAGCGCTTCGCCTTCGACACCGCCCTCGGAGGGCGGGAGGCCCTGTACCGCCTCGCCCACGAAGGCCCCTACGCGGTGGTGGTCAGCGACATGCGCATGCCCGAGATGGACGGGGTGGAACTCCTTGAGCAGGTGCGCAGGAACCATCCTGAGGTGGTCCGGGTGATGCTCACCGGGAACTCCGACCAGTTCACGGCCATGGAGGCCGTGAACCGCGGCGCCATCTTCCGGTTCGCCACCAAGCCCTGCGAGGGCGAGGCCCTGGCCCGCATCCTCCTCGACGCCCTGGAGCAGCACCGCCTGCTCACCATCGAGCGGGACCTCCTGGAGCGCACCCTCAAGGGCGCCGTGATGATGCTGGGCGAGCTGCTGTCCATGCTGGACCCCGCCTCCTTCGGGCGGTCCCAGCAGGTGGCCACCCTCGCCGTCGCCATCGCCGGCGAGCTGGAGATGCAGGAGGCCTGGATGCTCGAGGTGGCCGCGGTGCTGGCCCACATCGGCATCCACACCCTGCCGCCCTCGGTGGTGGCGAAGCTGCAGGCCGGGGGTTTCCTCACCGCCGTGGAGCGGGAGATGTGCCACCGCATCCCGGAGATAGGCTCCAACCTCATCAGCTGCGTGCCCCGCCTGGACGAGGTCGCCAACATCGTCTTCTACTCCCAGAAGAACATGAACGGAACCGGTTTCCCGAACGACGACATCCGGGGCGGGCTCATCCCCCTGGGGGCCAGGGTCCTGCGGGTGGCCGCCGACTTCGTCACCCTCGCCGGCCGCGAAGGGGGGGACCTGGAGGTCCTCCGGAGCATGGAGGGCCGGCAGGCCTGGTACGACCTGAAGGTGCTGCAGGCCCTCCGCGCCGTCCTCGAGGCCCGGGGCGGCCTCCAGCAGGCCCCGGAGACGCGGGACATCCCCTTCCTGGACCTGCGCTCCGGGCAGCGCCTCGCCGAGGACGTCGTCACGCTGGACGGGTGGGTGGTCCTGCCCCGCGACACGGTGGTGGGGCGGACCCACCTGGAGAAACTCCGCAACTTCCACCGGCTCGCCGGATTGCGGGAACCCCTCCGGGTCTTCGCGGATTGA
- a CDS encoding (2Fe-2S) ferredoxin domain-containing protein, whose translation MPAIELVVCMGSACFSRGNVRVLELIQTHLRERGLADAVKVKGTLCQDRCRQGPNLTLQGECFCGLGPDEVIDLVEERVAALQAAAG comes from the coding sequence ATGCCTGCCATTGAGCTGGTGGTCTGCATGGGCAGTGCCTGCTTCTCCCGCGGGAACGTCCGGGTGCTGGAGCTCATCCAGACGCACCTGCGGGAGCGGGGCCTGGCGGACGCGGTCAAGGTGAAGGGAACCCTTTGCCAGGACCGCTGCCGTCAGGGCCCGAACCTGACGCTGCAGGGGGAGTGCTTCTGCGGCCTCGGCCCGGACGAGGTCATCGACCTGGTCGAGGAGCGCGTCGCGGCCTTGCAGGCCGCGGCCGGGTGA
- a CDS encoding SpoIIE family protein phosphatase — MIAPRLFLEVGHHQERKRGQAACGDVFLSQKVEDGNRIISVLADGLGSGIKASVLANLTSTMALRYMASDMDARKAAGTIMATLPVCSERKIAYSTFTIVDMDPWGATRILEYDNPHAILMRGSEPVPQPSERLPLPDQQGRETALRHTRFEACPGDRVVFFTDGVTQAGVGREATPLGWGEEAVTAFLARIIRERPQISARQLARTLVQQAQVLDGGQARDDISCGVVYYREPREVLVLTGAPVSRARDPEMARAAQEFRGRKVACGGTTAAILSRELGRELVMDLDTLDPDVPPVSRMEGFDLVTEGAITLARTVRLLEEEDAPDLLRPNAATRLAGLLLESDVIRILAGTKINEALQDPSLPEDLDIRRNILRGLRKVLAEKYLKDVRIDFI, encoded by the coding sequence GTGATCGCCCCCCGCCTGTTCCTCGAGGTGGGCCACCACCAGGAGCGCAAGCGCGGCCAGGCCGCCTGCGGGGACGTGTTCCTGTCCCAGAAGGTGGAGGACGGCAACCGGATCATCTCCGTGCTCGCCGACGGCCTGGGCAGCGGCATCAAGGCCAGCGTCCTGGCCAACCTCACGTCCACCATGGCCCTGCGCTACATGGCCTCCGACATGGACGCCCGGAAGGCGGCGGGGACCATCATGGCCACCCTGCCGGTGTGCAGCGAGCGCAAGATCGCCTATTCCACCTTCACGATCGTGGACATGGACCCCTGGGGGGCCACCCGGATCCTGGAGTACGACAATCCCCACGCGATCCTGATGCGCGGCTCCGAGCCCGTGCCCCAGCCCTCGGAGCGCCTGCCCCTCCCCGACCAGCAGGGCCGGGAGACCGCGCTTCGGCACACCCGGTTCGAGGCCTGTCCCGGGGACCGCGTGGTGTTCTTCACGGACGGGGTCACCCAGGCCGGCGTCGGCCGGGAGGCGACGCCCCTGGGCTGGGGGGAGGAGGCGGTGACCGCCTTCCTGGCCCGGATCATCCGGGAACGGCCCCAGATCTCGGCGCGCCAGCTGGCGAGGACCCTCGTCCAGCAGGCCCAGGTCCTGGACGGGGGCCAGGCCCGGGACGACATCAGCTGCGGCGTCGTCTACTACCGGGAACCCCGGGAGGTGCTGGTCCTGACCGGCGCCCCCGTCTCCCGCGCCCGGGACCCGGAGATGGCCCGCGCCGCCCAGGAATTCCGGGGCCGGAAGGTCGCCTGCGGGGGCACCACCGCCGCGATCCTCAGCCGCGAGCTGGGGCGGGAACTGGTCATGGACCTGGACACCCTGGACCCGGACGTGCCCCCCGTCTCCCGCATGGAGGGCTTCGACCTGGTGACCGAGGGCGCCATCACCCTGGCCCGGACCGTGCGGCTCCTGGAGGAGGAGGACGCCCCCGACCTCCTGCGGCCCAACGCGGCGACCCGCCTGGCCGGGCTCCTCCTGGAAAGCGATGTGATCCGCATCCTGGCCGGCACCAAGATCAACGAGGCCCTCCAGGACCCGAGCCTGCCCGAGGACCTGGACATCCGCCGGAACATCCTCCGGGGCCTCCGGAAGGTCCTGGCCGAGAAGTACCTCAAGGACGTCCGGATCGATTTCATCTAG